A single window of Euwallacea similis isolate ESF13 chromosome 25, ESF131.1, whole genome shotgun sequence DNA harbors:
- the LOC136416881 gene encoding M protein, serotype 24-like isoform X2, producing the protein MFASLRNWGNRIGQLFTRKKSEDIAEEVKEAENRVEDVVEERVKKTDEVLEKTKSDAQKIAQEAAEAVNRAKSNLNEDLQCVGQNIDNKLQDASAAADQKKAELAQAAETERNKIVSGAQNLARTIKEAEQTAVEKAKAAAEAARAEEQKLIHEAQDLASNVSNKVKEAEAAAAQKARDAFEAAKAEEQKLLHGAQDLAWSLSNKVKEAEAAAAQKARDAFEAAKVEEQKLIQGAQNWGRNVDNKIKDTEQAAAEGLKAEGQKLAQGAQNLASNIDNTVKETEQAAAEKVRATAQGAQDLARSVDSKVREAEAAAAQKARESVQTAQNIARGVDNKIKETEQAAANKAQDVVSEAQNLAKEAEEAAARKARETAEALELGKQRLAEGTQNITQNIDSKVKEAQEAAADKAKETTESVQNLTKNADNKIREAEQAATSKAKEIAQGIDSTLKNTQDAVTDKAKQTIEGAQNFAREADNKLRETQESVAKNVKDAATALAQSADARLHQTQEAAAQKAKETAEEAQSWGRSFDDKLHDIAASAEAEKQRIAEGAHHLAESINEGFNSFGNAMSQRAQQVNAGLHNAEINLENKLRQTAQNADNKLKEAGHAIDESHGLMEESKKRAHAGIDDLAGNIFGKSLLPKE; encoded by the exons ATGTTTG CCTCCTTGAGAAACTGGGGGAACCGAATCGGGCAGCTCTTCACCAGGAAGAAGAGTGAGGATATAGCCGAGGAAGTTAAGGAGGCCGAGAACAGGGTCGAAGATGTTGTGGAGGAGAGGGTTAAGAAAACCGACGAGGTTCttgaaaaaaccaaaagcgATGCCCAGAAAATTGCTCAGGAAGCAG ctGAAGCTGTTAATAGAGCAAAATCAAACCTAAATGAAGATCTCCAATGCGTAGGGCAAAATATTGACAACAAGCTCCAGGACGCATCTGCAGCCGCTGACCAAAAGAAGGCCGAACTTGCCCAAGCTGCCGAAACTGAAAGGAACAAGATCGTCAGTGGAGCTCAGAACCTCGCCAGAACTATTAAGGAGGCTGAACAGACCGCAGTTGAAAAAGCCAAAGCTGCAGCAGAAGCCGCCAGAGCCGAGGAACAGAAACTTATTCATGAAGCTCAAGACTTAGCAAGCAATGTTAGTAACAAAGTCAAGGAAGCCGAGGCTGCAGCTGCACAGAAAGCTAGAGATGCATTTGAAGCTGCAAAAGCTGAGGAACAGAAACTTCTCCATGGAGCTCAAGACTTGGCGTGGAGCCTCAGCAATAAAGTCAAAGAAGCCGAAGCTGCAGCTGCTCAGAAGGCTAGAGACGCATTTGAAGCTGCAAAAGTCGAGGAGCAGAAGCTAATCCAAGGAGCTCAGAACTGGGGCAGAAACGTTGATAACAAGATTAAAGACACGGAACAAGCGGCTGCTGAAGGGCTGAAAGCTGAAGGCCAGAAATTAGCTCAAGGGGCCCAAAATTTAGCCAGTAACATTGATAATACAGTTAAAGAAACTGAGCAAGCTGCTGCTGAGAAAGTTAGAGCTACCGCTCAAGGGGCGCAGGACTTGGCCAGAAGTGTGGATAGTAAAGTTAGAGAAGCTGAAGCTGCAGCCGCTCAGAAAGCGAGGGAAAGTGTACAGACTGCACAAAATATTGCCCGTGGCGTtgacaacaaaataaaagagacAGAGCAAGCTGCCGCAAATAAAGCCCAAGATGTAGTCTCTGAAGCTCAGAATTTGGCTAAAGAAGCTGAAGAAGCAGCTGCACGTAAAGCCCGTGAAACTGCTGAAGCTCTCGAATTGGGAAAACAACGACTTGCCGAAGGCACTCAAAATATAACCCAAAACATCGACAGCAAAGTCAAAGAGGCCCAAGAGGCTGCCGCTGACAAGGCTAAAGAAACCACTGAATCAGTCCAAAATCTAACCAAAAATGCGGATAACAAAATAAGAGAGGCAGAACAAGCTGCAACTAGCAAAGCCAAAGAAATCGCCCAAGGAATTGACAGCACTCTAAAGAATACACAAGATGCTGTAACTGACAAAGCCAAACAGACAATAGAAGGTGCCCAAAATTTCGCCAGAGAAGCAGACAATAAACTGAGAGAGACTCAAGAGTCTGTAGCCAAAAATGTCAAGGATGCAGCAACAGCTCTAGCGCAAAGTGCGGATGCAAGATTACATCAAACGCAAGAAGCGGCTGCCCAAAAGGCTAAAGAAACAGCTGAAGAAGCGCAGAGTTGGGGTAGAAGTTTCGATGATAAGTTGCATGACATTGCAGCTTCCGCAGAAGCTGAGAAGCAACGCATTGCTGAAGGTGCTCATCATTTGGCGGAGAGCATAAACGAAG GATTCAATTCTTTTGGTAATGCAATGTCCCAACGAGCACAGCAAGTGAATGCAGGCCTCCATAACGCAGAAATAAACCTGGAAAATAAACTTAGACAGACTGCCCAGAATGCCGACAACAAGTTAAAAGAAGCTGGCCATGCAATTGACGAGTCTCATGGACTAATGGAAGAAAGTAAGAAAAGGGCGCATGCTGGTATAGATGACCTCGCTGGTAATATTTTCGGGAAAAGTTTGCTTCCCAAAgagtaa
- the LOC136416881 gene encoding M protein, serotype 24-like isoform X1 has protein sequence MSFWSSFTASLRNWGNRIGQLFTRKKSEDIAEEVKEAENRVEDVVEERVKKTDEVLEKTKSDAQKIAQEAAEAVNRAKSNLNEDLQCVGQNIDNKLQDASAAADQKKAELAQAAETERNKIVSGAQNLARTIKEAEQTAVEKAKAAAEAARAEEQKLIHEAQDLASNVSNKVKEAEAAAAQKARDAFEAAKAEEQKLLHGAQDLAWSLSNKVKEAEAAAAQKARDAFEAAKVEEQKLIQGAQNWGRNVDNKIKDTEQAAAEGLKAEGQKLAQGAQNLASNIDNTVKETEQAAAEKVRATAQGAQDLARSVDSKVREAEAAAAQKARESVQTAQNIARGVDNKIKETEQAAANKAQDVVSEAQNLAKEAEEAAARKARETAEALELGKQRLAEGTQNITQNIDSKVKEAQEAAADKAKETTESVQNLTKNADNKIREAEQAATSKAKEIAQGIDSTLKNTQDAVTDKAKQTIEGAQNFAREADNKLRETQESVAKNVKDAATALAQSADARLHQTQEAAAQKAKETAEEAQSWGRSFDDKLHDIAASAEAEKQRIAEGAHHLAESINEGFNSFGNAMSQRAQQVNAGLHNAEINLENKLRQTAQNADNKLKEAGHAIDESHGLMEESKKRAHAGIDDLAGNIFGKSLLPKE, from the exons CCTCCTTGAGAAACTGGGGGAACCGAATCGGGCAGCTCTTCACCAGGAAGAAGAGTGAGGATATAGCCGAGGAAGTTAAGGAGGCCGAGAACAGGGTCGAAGATGTTGTGGAGGAGAGGGTTAAGAAAACCGACGAGGTTCttgaaaaaaccaaaagcgATGCCCAGAAAATTGCTCAGGAAGCAG ctGAAGCTGTTAATAGAGCAAAATCAAACCTAAATGAAGATCTCCAATGCGTAGGGCAAAATATTGACAACAAGCTCCAGGACGCATCTGCAGCCGCTGACCAAAAGAAGGCCGAACTTGCCCAAGCTGCCGAAACTGAAAGGAACAAGATCGTCAGTGGAGCTCAGAACCTCGCCAGAACTATTAAGGAGGCTGAACAGACCGCAGTTGAAAAAGCCAAAGCTGCAGCAGAAGCCGCCAGAGCCGAGGAACAGAAACTTATTCATGAAGCTCAAGACTTAGCAAGCAATGTTAGTAACAAAGTCAAGGAAGCCGAGGCTGCAGCTGCACAGAAAGCTAGAGATGCATTTGAAGCTGCAAAAGCTGAGGAACAGAAACTTCTCCATGGAGCTCAAGACTTGGCGTGGAGCCTCAGCAATAAAGTCAAAGAAGCCGAAGCTGCAGCTGCTCAGAAGGCTAGAGACGCATTTGAAGCTGCAAAAGTCGAGGAGCAGAAGCTAATCCAAGGAGCTCAGAACTGGGGCAGAAACGTTGATAACAAGATTAAAGACACGGAACAAGCGGCTGCTGAAGGGCTGAAAGCTGAAGGCCAGAAATTAGCTCAAGGGGCCCAAAATTTAGCCAGTAACATTGATAATACAGTTAAAGAAACTGAGCAAGCTGCTGCTGAGAAAGTTAGAGCTACCGCTCAAGGGGCGCAGGACTTGGCCAGAAGTGTGGATAGTAAAGTTAGAGAAGCTGAAGCTGCAGCCGCTCAGAAAGCGAGGGAAAGTGTACAGACTGCACAAAATATTGCCCGTGGCGTtgacaacaaaataaaagagacAGAGCAAGCTGCCGCAAATAAAGCCCAAGATGTAGTCTCTGAAGCTCAGAATTTGGCTAAAGAAGCTGAAGAAGCAGCTGCACGTAAAGCCCGTGAAACTGCTGAAGCTCTCGAATTGGGAAAACAACGACTTGCCGAAGGCACTCAAAATATAACCCAAAACATCGACAGCAAAGTCAAAGAGGCCCAAGAGGCTGCCGCTGACAAGGCTAAAGAAACCACTGAATCAGTCCAAAATCTAACCAAAAATGCGGATAACAAAATAAGAGAGGCAGAACAAGCTGCAACTAGCAAAGCCAAAGAAATCGCCCAAGGAATTGACAGCACTCTAAAGAATACACAAGATGCTGTAACTGACAAAGCCAAACAGACAATAGAAGGTGCCCAAAATTTCGCCAGAGAAGCAGACAATAAACTGAGAGAGACTCAAGAGTCTGTAGCCAAAAATGTCAAGGATGCAGCAACAGCTCTAGCGCAAAGTGCGGATGCAAGATTACATCAAACGCAAGAAGCGGCTGCCCAAAAGGCTAAAGAAACAGCTGAAGAAGCGCAGAGTTGGGGTAGAAGTTTCGATGATAAGTTGCATGACATTGCAGCTTCCGCAGAAGCTGAGAAGCAACGCATTGCTGAAGGTGCTCATCATTTGGCGGAGAGCATAAACGAAG GATTCAATTCTTTTGGTAATGCAATGTCCCAACGAGCACAGCAAGTGAATGCAGGCCTCCATAACGCAGAAATAAACCTGGAAAATAAACTTAGACAGACTGCCCAGAATGCCGACAACAAGTTAAAAGAAGCTGGCCATGCAATTGACGAGTCTCATGGACTAATGGAAGAAAGTAAGAAAAGGGCGCATGCTGGTATAGATGACCTCGCTGGTAATATTTTCGGGAAAAGTTTGCTTCCCAAAgagtaa